The following are from one region of the Salvia hispanica cultivar TCC Black 2014 chromosome 1, UniMelb_Shisp_WGS_1.0, whole genome shotgun sequence genome:
- the LOC125200648 gene encoding N-terminal acetyltransferase B complex auxiliary subunit NAA25 isoform X1, which translates to MASKFGLAGGIPERRVRPIWDAVDSRQFKNALKLSTALLSKYPSSPYALALKALILERMGKNEEALGVCLNAKEILCTNDSNVFVDDLTLSTLQIVFQRLDHLDMATSCYEHACTKCPNNLELMMGLFNCYVREYSFVKQQQIAIKMYKTAGEERFLLWAVSSILLQVCCGNGGEKLFQLAEGLLKKHIATHGLHEPEALSVYISLLEEQNKYNDALEILSGNLGSLMMIEVDKLRLKGRLLAREGDFAAAADVFQSVLELCPDDWECSLQYIGSLLEDDSISVKDNGPVHTTKSIECKNLHMSGEVFDSRMSRAVNFIQKLMEASSNSERGPYLALLEIERRKLLFQKGDTDKLLQGLMQYFIRFGHLACFASDVEEFLQVLDSNKKSEFLRNIVKENEATTIVPAKALGQSITVFKVQNLIGNLIALPVDELENKAVQMTQMFCNNLPLSKDLDAQESMYGEELLPMACNILVQLYWRTRDLGYLVEAIMVLEFGLAIRRYVFQYKILLVHLYSYWNSLPLAYERYKSLDVKNILLETVSHHILPQMLASPLWPDLNILLSDYLRFMDDHFRESADLTFLAYRHRNYSKAIEFVQFKERLQRSSQYLMAKIELPILQIKQNSNNIDEEESTLESLGYGTHFIDLSNEIGSKSLTFNEDFNLRPWWTPTYDKNYLLGPFGGPSYCPKENMQNLIKQTEVDAVKKIEKRSLLPRMIYLSIYSASVSVKENIEANGSTVDPKLPLELKILLERYAKILEFPFRDAVELVFGVSSGQKSLEVPSMDIIDWTNFVVFLNAWNLKSHEIGQGDSGRSTWKLANTFLRKYVEEMIKSAGPVVSSPGNDLSFLVQLVTEPLAWHALILQSCVRSLHPSAKKKKKGGSVEQSNSQLLNELQISIQSLRDTIEVVTKWLKDQLQKPHDGKFETMYSMVQRDDTCDGPGKVFKILRSPVSAMKDAEVGDRILEALHSWDPADVVRKIVAGQDGLLLELLKICESRIKSLQALRIQL; encoded by the exons ATGGCCTCCAAATTCGGTTTAGCGGGCGGTATACCGGAGCGGCGGGTCCGACCCATTTGGGATGCCGTTGACTCTCGCCAGTTCAAGAACGCACTCAAGCTCTCCACCGCACTTCTCTCCAAATACCCCAGCTCCCCTTACGCGCTA GCGCTTAAAGCTTTGATTTTGGAGAGGATGGGGAAGAACGAGGAGGCGCTAGGTGTTTGCTTAAATGCCAAGGAGATTTTGTGCACGAATGATTCTAATGTGTTTGTGGACGATCTCACTTTGAGTACTCTGCAGATTGTTTTCCAGAGGCTCGATCACT TGGATATGGCGACCAGCTGTTATGAACATGCTTGCACCAAGTGCCCGAACAATCTTGAGCTGATGATGGGCCTTTTTAACTGTTATGTTCGAGAATATTCGTTTGTGAAACAGCAGCAG ATAGCTATTAAGATGTACAAGACTGCTGGCGAAGAACGCTTCTTGCTTTGGGCGGTTAGCAGCATTCTGTTGCAG GTTTGTTGTGGCAATGGAGGAGAGAAGCTTTTTCAGTTGGCTGAAGGTTTACTCAAGAAACATATAGCTACTCATGGCTTACATGAACCTGAAG CTCTCAGTGTTTATATATCTCTCCTGGAGGAACAAAATAAGTATAATGATGCATTGGAGATTCTTTCTGGGAATTTGGGATCTCTTATGATGATTGAAGTAGACAAACTGCGGCTAAAG GGAAGGCTTCTTGCTAGGGAAGGAGACTTTGCTGCTGCAGCTGATGTGTTTCAGAGTGTTTTAGAACTATG TCCTGATGACTGGGAATGTTCCCTACAATACATTGGCTCTCTGCTGGAAGATGATAGTATCTCGGTCAAAGATAATGGTCCTGTTCACACAACAAAATCTATCGAGTGCAAGAATCTTCATATGTCCGGGGAAGTT TTTGATTCACGCATGTCAAGAGCCGTGAACTtcatacaaaaattaatggaagCCAGTAGTAATTCTGAAAGAGGTCCATACCTGGCACTTCTTGAAATTGAAAGACGGAAGCTTTTGTTTCAGAAAGGTGATACTGACAAATTGCTTCAGGGTCTGATGCAATATTTTATCAG GTTTGGTCACTTGGCGTGTTTCGCTTCAGACGTTGAAGAATTTCTTCAAGTACTTGATAGTAATAAGAAGAGCGAGTTTTTGAGAAACATAGTGAAGGAGAATGAAGCGACCACAATCGTGCCAGCTAAAGCTCTTGGGCAGTCCATAACTGTATTCAAAGTCCAGAACTTAATTGGAAATTTAATAGCTCTACCAGTGGATG AGCTCGAGAATAAGGCTGTACAAATGACACAAATGTTCTGTAACAATCTTCCACTGTCAAAAGACTTGGATGCACAAGAGAGCATGTATGGTGAAGAGCTTTTACCAATGGCATGTAATATTTTGGTTCAG CTTTACTGGCGGACAAGGGATCTTGGCTATTTGGTGGAGGCTATTATGGTTCTGGAGTTTGGATTAGCTATCCGAAG ATATGTCTTCcagtacaaaattttattagttcaTCTTTATTCCTATTGGAATTCCCTTCCGTTAGCTTATGAACG ATATAAATCCTTGGATGTAAAGAATATATTGTTGGAGACAGTATCTCACCACATATTACCACAGATGTTAGCATCTCCACTCTGGCCAGATTTGAATATTCTGTTGAGTGATTATTTAAGATTCATGGACGATCACTTCCGAGAGTCAGCAGATCTCACCTTCCTTGCTTATCGCCACAGGAATTACTCAAAA GCAATTGAATTTGTCCAATTCAAAGAAAGATTGCAACGTTCCAGTCAGTACTTAATGGCAAAGATTGAATTGCCAATTTTACAGATAAAACAGAACTCAAATAATATTGATGAAGAGGAG TCCACCTTGGAGAGCTTGGGATATGGAACTCACTTTATTGACCTCTCAAATGAGATCGGAAGCAAATCATTGACCTTTAATGAAGACTTCAATTTACGGCCTTGGTGGACGCCAacttatgataaaaattatcTCTTAG GACCCTTTGGAGGACCATCATATTGTCCTAAAGAAAACATG CAAAATCTGATCAAGCAAACAGAAGTGGATgcagttaaaaaaattgaaaagagatCCCTTCTTCCACGAATGATATATCTATCCATATATTCTGCTTCAGTGTCAGTGAAGGAAAACATTGAAGCCAATGGTTCCACAGTTGACCCAAAGCTCCCATTGGAGCTGAAAATATTACTTGAACGCTACGCAAAGATCTTGGAGTTTCCCTTCCGAGATGCTGTAGAACTTGTCTTTGGGGTATCAAGCGGCCAGAAGTCCCTAGAG GTACCCAGTATGGATATTATTGACTGGACTAATTTCGTTGTCTTTTTGAATGCTTGGAATCTAAAGTCTCATGAGATTGGCCAAGGCGATTCTGGCCGTAGCACTTGGAAGCTAGCAAATACTTTTCTAAGGAAATATGTCGAGGAGATGATCAAATCTGCAGGGCCCGTAGTTTCGTCTCCAGGAAACGACCTTTCTTTTCTGGTGCAGCTCGTAACCGAACCCCTAGCTTGGCATGCTCTAATCCTCCAGTCCTGTGTCCGCTCCTTGCATCCTTCggcaaagaagaaaaagaaaggtgGATCTGTTGAGCAATCAAACTCCCAGCTGCTGAATGAGCTTCAGATCTCGATCCAGTCTCTCCGTGATACGATAGAGGTTGTCACAAAATGGTTGAAAGATCAGCTCCAGAAACCCCACGACGGGAAATTCGAAACCATGTATTCCATGGTTCAGAGAGACGACACGTGTGATGGGCCAGGGAAGGTCTTCAAGATACTCAGATCTCCCGTGTCAGCGATGAAGGATGCTGAGGTTGGCGATAGGATTCTGGAGGCGCTGCATTCTTGGGACCCTGCTGATGTCGTGAGGAAGATTGTGGCCGGGCAGGACGGCCTGCTGCTGGAGCTCCTCAAAATCTGCGAATCGAGGATCAAATCATTGCAGGCTCTGAGGATTCAGTTGTAG
- the LOC125200648 gene encoding N-terminal acetyltransferase B complex auxiliary subunit NAA25 isoform X2, translated as MYKTAGEERFLLWAVSSILLQVCCGNGGEKLFQLAEGLLKKHIATHGLHEPEALSVYISLLEEQNKYNDALEILSGNLGSLMMIEVDKLRLKGRLLAREGDFAAAADVFQSVLELCPDDWECSLQYIGSLLEDDSISVKDNGPVHTTKSIECKNLHMSGEVFDSRMSRAVNFIQKLMEASSNSERGPYLALLEIERRKLLFQKGDTDKLLQGLMQYFIRFGHLACFASDVEEFLQVLDSNKKSEFLRNIVKENEATTIVPAKALGQSITVFKVQNLIGNLIALPVDELENKAVQMTQMFCNNLPLSKDLDAQESMYGEELLPMACNILVQLYWRTRDLGYLVEAIMVLEFGLAIRRYVFQYKILLVHLYSYWNSLPLAYERYKSLDVKNILLETVSHHILPQMLASPLWPDLNILLSDYLRFMDDHFRESADLTFLAYRHRNYSKAIEFVQFKERLQRSSQYLMAKIELPILQIKQNSNNIDEEESTLESLGYGTHFIDLSNEIGSKSLTFNEDFNLRPWWTPTYDKNYLLGPFGGPSYCPKENMQNLIKQTEVDAVKKIEKRSLLPRMIYLSIYSASVSVKENIEANGSTVDPKLPLELKILLERYAKILEFPFRDAVELVFGVSSGQKSLEVPSMDIIDWTNFVVFLNAWNLKSHEIGQGDSGRSTWKLANTFLRKYVEEMIKSAGPVVSSPGNDLSFLVQLVTEPLAWHALILQSCVRSLHPSAKKKKKGGSVEQSNSQLLNELQISIQSLRDTIEVVTKWLKDQLQKPHDGKFETMYSMVQRDDTCDGPGKVFKILRSPVSAMKDAEVGDRILEALHSWDPADVVRKIVAGQDGLLLELLKICESRIKSLQALRIQL; from the exons ATGTACAAGACTGCTGGCGAAGAACGCTTCTTGCTTTGGGCGGTTAGCAGCATTCTGTTGCAG GTTTGTTGTGGCAATGGAGGAGAGAAGCTTTTTCAGTTGGCTGAAGGTTTACTCAAGAAACATATAGCTACTCATGGCTTACATGAACCTGAAG CTCTCAGTGTTTATATATCTCTCCTGGAGGAACAAAATAAGTATAATGATGCATTGGAGATTCTTTCTGGGAATTTGGGATCTCTTATGATGATTGAAGTAGACAAACTGCGGCTAAAG GGAAGGCTTCTTGCTAGGGAAGGAGACTTTGCTGCTGCAGCTGATGTGTTTCAGAGTGTTTTAGAACTATG TCCTGATGACTGGGAATGTTCCCTACAATACATTGGCTCTCTGCTGGAAGATGATAGTATCTCGGTCAAAGATAATGGTCCTGTTCACACAACAAAATCTATCGAGTGCAAGAATCTTCATATGTCCGGGGAAGTT TTTGATTCACGCATGTCAAGAGCCGTGAACTtcatacaaaaattaatggaagCCAGTAGTAATTCTGAAAGAGGTCCATACCTGGCACTTCTTGAAATTGAAAGACGGAAGCTTTTGTTTCAGAAAGGTGATACTGACAAATTGCTTCAGGGTCTGATGCAATATTTTATCAG GTTTGGTCACTTGGCGTGTTTCGCTTCAGACGTTGAAGAATTTCTTCAAGTACTTGATAGTAATAAGAAGAGCGAGTTTTTGAGAAACATAGTGAAGGAGAATGAAGCGACCACAATCGTGCCAGCTAAAGCTCTTGGGCAGTCCATAACTGTATTCAAAGTCCAGAACTTAATTGGAAATTTAATAGCTCTACCAGTGGATG AGCTCGAGAATAAGGCTGTACAAATGACACAAATGTTCTGTAACAATCTTCCACTGTCAAAAGACTTGGATGCACAAGAGAGCATGTATGGTGAAGAGCTTTTACCAATGGCATGTAATATTTTGGTTCAG CTTTACTGGCGGACAAGGGATCTTGGCTATTTGGTGGAGGCTATTATGGTTCTGGAGTTTGGATTAGCTATCCGAAG ATATGTCTTCcagtacaaaattttattagttcaTCTTTATTCCTATTGGAATTCCCTTCCGTTAGCTTATGAACG ATATAAATCCTTGGATGTAAAGAATATATTGTTGGAGACAGTATCTCACCACATATTACCACAGATGTTAGCATCTCCACTCTGGCCAGATTTGAATATTCTGTTGAGTGATTATTTAAGATTCATGGACGATCACTTCCGAGAGTCAGCAGATCTCACCTTCCTTGCTTATCGCCACAGGAATTACTCAAAA GCAATTGAATTTGTCCAATTCAAAGAAAGATTGCAACGTTCCAGTCAGTACTTAATGGCAAAGATTGAATTGCCAATTTTACAGATAAAACAGAACTCAAATAATATTGATGAAGAGGAG TCCACCTTGGAGAGCTTGGGATATGGAACTCACTTTATTGACCTCTCAAATGAGATCGGAAGCAAATCATTGACCTTTAATGAAGACTTCAATTTACGGCCTTGGTGGACGCCAacttatgataaaaattatcTCTTAG GACCCTTTGGAGGACCATCATATTGTCCTAAAGAAAACATG CAAAATCTGATCAAGCAAACAGAAGTGGATgcagttaaaaaaattgaaaagagatCCCTTCTTCCACGAATGATATATCTATCCATATATTCTGCTTCAGTGTCAGTGAAGGAAAACATTGAAGCCAATGGTTCCACAGTTGACCCAAAGCTCCCATTGGAGCTGAAAATATTACTTGAACGCTACGCAAAGATCTTGGAGTTTCCCTTCCGAGATGCTGTAGAACTTGTCTTTGGGGTATCAAGCGGCCAGAAGTCCCTAGAG GTACCCAGTATGGATATTATTGACTGGACTAATTTCGTTGTCTTTTTGAATGCTTGGAATCTAAAGTCTCATGAGATTGGCCAAGGCGATTCTGGCCGTAGCACTTGGAAGCTAGCAAATACTTTTCTAAGGAAATATGTCGAGGAGATGATCAAATCTGCAGGGCCCGTAGTTTCGTCTCCAGGAAACGACCTTTCTTTTCTGGTGCAGCTCGTAACCGAACCCCTAGCTTGGCATGCTCTAATCCTCCAGTCCTGTGTCCGCTCCTTGCATCCTTCggcaaagaagaaaaagaaaggtgGATCTGTTGAGCAATCAAACTCCCAGCTGCTGAATGAGCTTCAGATCTCGATCCAGTCTCTCCGTGATACGATAGAGGTTGTCACAAAATGGTTGAAAGATCAGCTCCAGAAACCCCACGACGGGAAATTCGAAACCATGTATTCCATGGTTCAGAGAGACGACACGTGTGATGGGCCAGGGAAGGTCTTCAAGATACTCAGATCTCCCGTGTCAGCGATGAAGGATGCTGAGGTTGGCGATAGGATTCTGGAGGCGCTGCATTCTTGGGACCCTGCTGATGTCGTGAGGAAGATTGTGGCCGGGCAGGACGGCCTGCTGCTGGAGCTCCTCAAAATCTGCGAATCGAGGATCAAATCATTGCAGGCTCTGAGGATTCAGTTGTAG
- the LOC125201200 gene encoding sorting nexin 2B-like, with protein sequence MGSEKNPEANNGEKEEERHQFLHPLSADDKSQTLTLPTDGDNTFNGKLSTSDSYSHYRSAMTTLSSSSSTDQPLFPPPSPAVSDPLLFPPHNPSPDSPSYADVMFDPFLDRLPESNGNGEISAADELSSPLSQSSSSDYLRISVSDPQKESEPSNSIVPGGNTYISYLITTSTNIADYEESDFSVRRRFKDVVTLSDRLSEAYRGFFIPPRPDKSLVESQVMQKQDFVEQRRVELEKYLKRLARHPMIRKSDELRVFLTVHGRMPLPTSIDMASRMLDGAVRLPKQLLGESSSVIEPQDVVHSAKGGRDMLRFFKEFKQSVVNDWGNAKPSVEEEDKEFLEKKIKLKDLEQHLTNASKQAESLVKAQQEMGEIMGELGLAFIKLTKFENEQTASNTQRVRASDMKNVATAAVKVSRLYRELNAYTVKHFDSLHEHMGMMLAVQNAFTDRSSALLTVQTLISELTALHSRADKLETSSSKIFGGDKSRVRKLEDIKNAIRATEDAKSCAIKEYERIKENNRTEIQRLDEERKADFVNMLKGFVKNQVAYNEKIGIEWTKVAEETSRYAETR encoded by the exons ATGGGATCAGAGAAGAATCCTGAAGCAAATAATGgcgaaaaagaagaagaacgACATCAATTTCTGCACCCCCTTTCCGCCGACGATAAATCGCAAACCCTAACCCTCCCCACCGACGGCGACAACACCTTCAATGGCAAACTCTCCACTTCCGATTCCTATTCGCACTATCGCAGTGCCATGACAAcactctcctcctcctcctccaccgaTCAGCCTCTCTTCCCTCCGCCTTCTCCGGCCGTCTCGGATCCCCTTCTATTCCCCCCTCACAACCCCTCTCCTGATTCCCCATCCTACGCCGACGTCATGTTCGATCCCTTCCTCGACAGGCTACCGGAATCCAACGGCAACGGCGAGATCTCTGCCGCGGACGAGCTTTCTTCGCCGCTGTCTCAGTCGTCCAGCTCCGATTACCTCAGAATCAGCGTTTCCGATCCGCAGAAGGAGTCTGAGCCTTCGAATTCGATTGTTCCCGGTGGGAATACTTACATTAGCTATCTGATCACGACGAGCACCAACATTGCGGACTATGAGGAGTCAGATTTCAGCGTGCGGAGGCGGTTTAAGGACGTAGTCACGCTGTCAGATCGGCTGAGTGAGGCTTATAGGGGGTTCTTCATCCCGCCTCGGCCGGATAAGAGTTTGGTTGAGAGCCAGGTGATGCAGAAGCAGGATTTTGTGGAGCAGAGGAGAGTGGAGCTGGAGAAGTATTTGAAGAGGCTGGCGAGGCATCCGATGATCCGGAAGAGCGACGAGCTGAGGGTGTTTTTGACTGTGCATGGGAGAATGCCGCTGCCCACGAGCATTGACATGGCTTCGAGGATGCTTGATGGGGCTGTGAGGCTGCCGAAGCAGCTATTAGGGGAGTCGAGCAGCGTGATTGAGCCGCAAGATGTGGTGCATTCGGCTAAAGGTGGGAGGGATATGCTGAGGTTCTTTAAGGAATTCAAGCAATCTGTTGTAAATGATTGGGGCAACGCGAAGCCCTCTGTGGAGGAGGAAGATAAGGAGTTCTTAGAGAAAAAGATCAAGTTGAAGGACCTCGAGCAACACCTCACAAATGCGTCGAAGCAG GCAGAATCATTGGTTAAGGCACAACAAGAAATGGGGGAAATCATGGGAGAATTGGGATTGGCTTTTATTAAGTTAACCAAGTTTGAGAATGAGCAGACAGCATCAAATACCCAAAGAGTGAGGGCTTCTGACATGAAGAATGTAGCAACTGCAGCTGTTAAAGTGAGCAGATTGTATCGAGAATTAAATGCATACACTGTGAAGCATTTT GATTCATTGCATGAGCACATGGGAATGATGTTAGCTGTACAGAATGCGTTCACAGATCGTTCTAGTGCCTTACTGACAGTGCAAACTCTTATATCAGAATTGACTGCCTTGCATTCAAGAGCTGATAAGCTTGAAACTTCATCATCTAAAATTTTTGGTGGTGACAAGTCAAGGGTCCGCAAGTTGGAGGACATAAAAAATGCCATTAGGGCCACAGAGGATGCCAAAAGTTGTGCCATCAAAGAATATGAAAGGATTAAG